Below is a genomic region from Vitis riparia cultivar Riparia Gloire de Montpellier isolate 1030 chromosome 5, EGFV_Vit.rip_1.0, whole genome shotgun sequence.
CTAATGTcgacattttttatatttataacaaCTATAGaaagaatattttcaattatgaagGTTGTTTAAACAAGACTTGGAAACACGATGTatgatgaaatttattttaaacatgatAACAATACATAAAGTTTTTATAATGATTGGGCAGTGACCAGGGGTGGGACACCAGCTTCTATTGTTCCTTCTAACATTTGTATCACCTTCTTCATCGTTGGTCGGAGAATTGGGTCGGGATTAACACACCATAACCCCACCATTGCCATTCTCTCAAACCTTTTGAAATCACCCAGAACTTCTGGATCATGCTTCACCACGACCTCTAGCTTTCCCAATCTCAGACAATTTAGCACCCAATCTGTTAGGATGAGGTCATCATCTTCAGTCTCTTCCTCAATCCGGTCCAACTCTATGTGCCTTCTGCAGCATATAATCTCCAGCAGCATCACCCCAAAACTGTAGACATCCACTTTGGCTGTAACAGGAGCACACTTGAGCCATTCCGGTGCCATGTATCCCATTGTTCCTCTGACGTTGGTGCTTGTCCTGGTCTGGTCTTTCCTCAATAGCTTTGCGAGGCCGAAGTCTGCAATTTTAGCATTGTAGTGTTGATCGAGTAACACATTCTGGGGCTTTATGTCACAGTGGATGATCCCAGTTTCACATTCCTCATGCAGATATAGCAGGCCTCTTGCAATTGCAAGCACTATCTCAGCTCTATGATCCCAGCAGGGCTTCTCCCCTTACTGAATAGGAAACTAGACAGAGGTCCATTTTTCATTAACTCATAGACCAGAAGTCGGTGGCTTTGCTCATTACAGAATCCCAACAGCCGGACGAGATTTCTGTGATGAGTTTGGCCAATTGCCCTTACCTCAGCCAAAAATTCTCTGTCGCCCTGTTCAATCACTCTTTCCAGCTTCTTCACAGCAATCTTCATCTCCTTATCTTCGAAGGGCAGAGTCCCACTGTAAACTGACCCTGATGCTCCTCTTCCAAGTCTGTTTCTGAATCCATCTGTCGCTTTATGCAGCTCCTGGTATGTGAATGTCCTCAAGTTGATGTCTGCTGATTGTGTTCTTGGAGCTACTTTGCTTAATCTGAATCGTGGCACTACAAGGTTCTGATAGATGATAATTGTAGCGAATAGTAGAGCTAGAAAGGAGCCTACTGAAAGGCATACTAACACAACAACCTGAGGCCTTGAATTGTTTGTCCCCTTCATTGGATCCTCTATCTTCACTGGCACCTTGATGATGGCCTTTATCCCTGTAGTAGAAGGGATGCTCTTTCTGGCATTCATGAAAGGAATCCTTTTCTTGCGACAAACATTGTCGGTTGTATACGTAGCTGCCATGCAATAGCAATCATCCTGGACTGCCTTTATGCATCCATCTAAATCATAACCATACAATCGAGTCAACTCTGCAAATATATCGTTTTTAATATCAGCATCATCGATCACTTCTACACGATACTCTGTCTCAGATGGGGTGTTTGCGCACTGTTCCACAGGAACATCTGGGCGGCATCCTTTGGAAGGGATATTGGGATCAATAAGAGAATAACCCGGAAGGCAGCTGCAAGTAGCGTTTTGATTACGGGGAGAAGTGCAGTATCCATAAACACCGCAAATACCATTAACCGTGCAAGGTTCTTCAATCGCTCTCCAGATGCTTCTCCACCCTGTGCCATTTACCTTATTGTAAACGTATTGCTGGAAATTCCCAGTATCTTCAATGGTTGCTCGGTGGTAGTAGATGTTAACTGGTGTAGGCACATCTCGAGTCATCCGGAAGATGATTGAAGTTAAATTGGTCATATACATTGACGCGGTAGTCTCGTTAAAAACAAGACTGACGTTTGTCTGTTGAGTTGTACCAGACCACCAGTACCCACTATCTGAGAATATCGGAATGCAAACAGCCCCATATTTCCATCGACAGACTGCACCTCCAGCTGGAAATTTCCCACTGAGTAGTCCACGGTTCCATTCGCGTTGGAGAAAAGCCTGGTGTCTCCAGCAGGAATCGCTTGTCCTGGTAAGAGGGTGTCTGTTGGATGTTCGAAGCTCTGCCAGAGGACCCTCGAAACAGAGCTCCATAAGACGAAGTTGCCGTTGTCTAACATGGAAGCTGAGCTTGCAGCAGCGTCCGCGTAGATTTGATGTACTGATCCATTGGGGTATGTCAGCAAGAGATAGCCAGATGCTGTTAAGTTGATAGTGGATCCCTCTGGAGCGGGATTATCTCGATTAGCTGACCAAACGAGGGTTTTTTCAGGGATTTTATTGAACCAAATTCCAAGAAGGAAGAGGCCGCTATCAAGGAGATAGAAACCAAATGCAAAATCCCCTGAAGGTGAGAGCCAAGTTGAATCAGTGGTGGTGGTGAGGCCAGATCCCAAGGATATGTTTTCAGGTGTTTGGGCATGGGAACCAAGCAAGGAGTATAACAGTAGAAGAGACAACAAAAGAAGAATGGTAGTTGCCACTGTCATGCTGAGCCTGGGAGAGATGgacaaattttgaaacaacagaAAGGGAAGGATGATTATCACAAGGGAAATTGATTAATTCATGGATACTTGTAGAGAAAGAATGGGTATCCATCGTTCTCGGGACCCAAATATAATATCCAAGTAAATTAGAAGTCTTGGTCTCCACAGAAAATGAAAGTTCGTCGTGATGGTAGCGCAATTGCCTGGAAACTTTGTATTGATGTTGATCATCCCGTCTCTGGGTCCCTTGagaatcctttttcttttgggtaGGTATTGGTTAGATaagaaccaaaaccaaaaaGTTGGGTTGACCTTTAATTGCAGGTTCCCACTGCCCACCTTGATTTTTGATAAATGTACTGCTATTgggaaagtaatttttaaaatgcttgAAAAATAGTTCTAATTTTACATCATACGTAGGAtgaaagtggaaaaaaaaatatatattttatatttgaaaagacGTGAAACCCATTTCCCCCTagcttattttcttttctacctCAAAACTCATTTTGTCCTTTACCCGAAAACCCATTTTCCCGCACGTTGATCATGGAGTGAGATCCTTAcctcaataaaaataaaaaggaaatgaagtacAGATCTAAGACACCATTACCCCAGGGTGTTTTCTGTAAATTCTGTGGTTATATTTAGTGGTGTGATTGTGTTGATCATCGAGGAAGTGtgggaaattttgaaaaaaaaaatgaagtttttgtttttttttttacaatgaaatttagtagactaaaaattatggagaggtttcatttttttttttttttttgtggttcgacttgttgtgattctgtttggttgtcaagaaagtgtgggaaagttgaaaattttgttttcatttttttattggtcGGCTCCGACACAATATTCGTCATCAATTATCAGTCGAAGGGAATTTCGAtaatttttgggaaattgtCCGATATTTTTTAACAGTCCAACCGTGCATAGGATACAAAatttgtccaatttttttttttatatatatataaaaacatatgctatttggtaatctgatcatgatttgcaaggaaaggttgtgttttttaGCCTGGgccaaaaatcgtggatttagggttcgtgaaatttaaatccaatggcacaaaagcaaagagaccccctaaaataaatccatatagcacatggagcaaaaaaaaaaggcaatttttttttgttttccttgggggttttgcgtGGATTTTCTCTAAAATCAAATAGGGATGAATTTCCCCGGAAATCGAATgagggatggattttcttgggaatcaaacaggagttgcaaaaaaaataataataataataacccgATTAGATTAGTacgattgagagtggcagaggaaaatagggtcTTTTCATGAGGGTAAAATGGGATTCTTCATTGGGTAAAGCTTGTTGCCAATGTAGTGAAGGAAATGCTACCAGCAGTggaaaattcaatttcatggGGCAAAATAGGATTCTTCACTGAGCTGCAACTTGGAACCAAATCCAACGAGATTTTGGAGATTATGGATGGTGTAACTTGGGTTGGGTTTAGAAAACAATGAAACTAACCCAATCGAATATGGGTTAGATTTGGCCGCAACATAATGAAGTATTggatcattttaattaaaaaattattattattatatttaattagcgatatttaaatttaattaattttaaatatttaattaatattcaaatcatttatcatatataaaaatggatatactatctttttatttgttaaaattaaatagtttatcttgtattaaattaatacattaaattgaattagataaattaaaataaatttcatttaattcagtcttatatatcttttatttgattctttttaggtACATGAATGGACTAGGCATACATAGGTTCTTAGAGATGCACCATCGACTGACATTAGCCTGCCACTTGTTAAGGAGACTCCTATTACACCTATGGAGGTGTCATCCACCCCACCTATAATACCACTTGTTGCATCATCACCACAATCGATAAAGGCTACATTGGTTGATGAGGAGTTAGTTCATATAACAAATGATGATCAATAAGGACAAAAGAATAATCGTGGTCAAGGATGTGGTAGGAGATGTGGTTGTCGAACTCATAGAGGGTACATGTTAGTCCCATAGAGCCAATAGTGGAGCATGCATATCATGGACATCCACAACGGAAGAGGAAGTTTCCTTTGTGTGGTACACATTGAGGATGTTACTATATATGACTTGTATTTTGGATACTGTTAGTATTTTGCATATCATTATTTTGGACAAATACTCAAGATGTATATTTAtacttgttatattttggattaactaactttttattaacATAAGTTCTATAGTATTCTATCTATTGTGGACTTATCTTACACAAAATAGTATTGTTACTATTTTGGAAAGGTGTTGACTTAATTGACATTTGGTTTacttgttttcattggttttggattgaatgttaaaatattgattataatgTACACAAGTGATAAACTTTAAACATTTGGTCATATAGAAGGTAATACCAATTAAgtgatagtatttttttttcttttgtggaaggtgtctcttgagcataaattagaaatttttcaCTATGTATGGAAATTGtaaaaagtgtctcttgaagagacaccttcagtttaaacccaatttttttaaaattatggaatgtgtctcttcaagagacacttttaatataatttcattttttgggaattgtgaaatgtatcttttcaatataaactcttttttttttttttttaaattatggaaGGAGACaaaagacacctttagtataattctatttttttggaattgtgaaaggtgtctcttcaaaattcaaaattttccactgtgtatggaaattgtggaaagtgtctcagtttttaaaaaaatatgaaaggtGTCCGAGTATAATTCCacttttttttgggaattgtggtAGGTgtatcttcaagagacacctttaggataaatttgaaaatttccacTGTGTATGGAAattgtaaaaaatgtttttttaagagacactttcaatataaactcaatttttttttaaattatggaaAGTGTCTCACCTTTagtatgatttcatttttttggaattgtggaaagtgtctcttgaagagacacttttcacaatttccatacacactggaaaattttgaatttatgccgaaggtgtctcttcatgagacatttttacccttaaaatcatttccacaatttttaatacatataagattttgtggaattgtggaaagtgtcttttcaagagacacctttagtataaatccaattttcttcAATTGTAAAATGCGTTTCTTGAAGATATacattttatattgaaatttggggaattgtgaaaagtgtctcttcaaacGACaccttttatataaattaaaaaaattttgaattgtagaatatgtctcttcaaaagtcatatttaactttaaaatcaaatttatgagACAttcaaatttatcaaattatggAAGATGTCTCTTATAAtgcatatttgattttatggaattgtgaaaaatgtcttttcaagagacacattttgtataatttttttttttaattatagaagaAACACCTTcaccttaaattcaattcttttaaacatgtatcatgattttgaaaattgtgaaaagtgtctCTTTAAAAGACACCTTTCACATGGTAAAAACTATCGTaaatctatcaattttttttcaactaccattttttaaaattgctgCAAAAGTTAAAAAGGCCCCTGCCCACCTTATTACACGAAAGTAGTCGTAGTTTGCTTGGCCAATTGAGTCCGTCAACATAAGGATAGATCTTAGAGACCATCGGTCAGATATCAAACATTGGACCCCACCCACCCTCATAAGgaattttttgaatttgctCTTGGTGAAATCTGAGTAGGAGAGGAATGGCTTCGAGGTACTAGGTCCAGTAATGGAATGAGAAATGGGCTGAATGTGAACTCGGTCCGATACTGATATGATGGTGGAGCAGTTCGTTGCGTGATAAAATATTGCGGAAGAAAGGTCACAGACGCCAGAAAGTCCTTGCCTTTGGGTGCTTGATGTAAACAATTGAATAGGTTTTGAATGATTCATCTTATAATTGTATTAGCATATTCTGAATAAAGGGAGATAAAGTCTTTCACGTATGGACAATTAGTCTATAGATTATACCATGACAAAATTTATGATTGTGACCTAGTCCTTATTTTCTTcggagaacaatttttaaaaactataatcACAACTATTTTTCAAAGCTACTTTCCAAAATCTTTGTCTCCAAGTGTTACCATGTCAGTGGGGAAGCAAAAGCAACTCAAATTTCAGTTGTACTTCTCCTTTCTATGTTAATTGGGTTGCATTGCGTATAAAGTGGAGAGAGGATCCATAGATTTTCTAAGTTCTCAAGTTGAGTGCTGAAAAGAAGACCTCGTAGTAGGTATATGCAACCTTGCCCAGTTGAAACACTATCATGCAGTCGTTAgcattgaaaaggaaaaatatatatatattttatttcatttaattaattaggttatgtttggttctagaaagtattaaggaaagaaaaaaaaatgtaaagaaaatggttttcttatgtttgatttcattatatttttttttaaatcaaatataattaaaactagttaaaaaattatatattttaaaattatttaatctttatataatggaggaaatgaagtgaaatgagtttaaagaaacatataaaaataatttattaattttaaatttattttttatttttttttcattttttctttctttctatataaattttccgagaaccaaacataacattaatGTTTGACTAAGTCTAATGACTATTGGAAGCCTGTATAAGTGAGTACTTTTCAACTGAGGAAGAGCAGTTCCTACTCCTgcctttaaattaatttattttttccattgatGCCTGAGTTTTAATATTACTTAATGAGgctgaataaattaaaaaaaaaaacaaatttgaaataaaatatattagtaaaaaaaaaaatttaaataaataaacaaacaaagagGATAAGAAAGCACAAAAAGAGGAGTAAGGGAAGATACAAAATTAAGCTTGTCTTATATATGCTAAGTGAACTATATATTTaatacccaaaaaagaaaaacatgtggAGAAATTCAGCCATGAACACGGCATCCAGTACGAGAGTGCCTGGTATTTCAACTGCAAAAGTCACGCCTCATTCTTTGAATATTTAGCTTATCTTGGTCCCTGGAAAAATCGCTGCTACATTGTTCTAACTTAAGTTCCTCAAACGTGTCACATTCTCACCATGAAATTTCAGTCTTCCcttcattttttgaatatttaattttcttatatgcaaaaaaaaaaaaaattaattaaaaataaaaacaataaaatgattttcttgtaatttaatgttatttattacttattatatatgtgaatgagaaagaaaatatgggAGGAACAAAGAGTCAAAGAAGGTGTTATTCTCAACCATCATAGGGGTTGGAACTGAAGTGATTGACAcatgttatttatgagttttCTTAGTAAACGTAAAAAGAGTTTAGTTTCAACAAAattctttcaaaactataattttcTAAATCCGTGTGCCATGGGCCTAGGGACACCTCGATCAAATATTCAATTGATTTCCCTATAAATCTCTACTAGAAATGGTACAAAGAAGCAATAGCTAAGCACAAAGCCATGGCATCTCTGGTACAGCATCTGGGGCTCTTCTTGCTCTTCTTCGTCCCCTTGTCACTAGTCTCTTGTCACAGCCACCACCACCCACTAGACTCTCTAACCCCATCTGAGTTCCGCCAAGTTCAAGCCATTGTCAAGGGGTCGAACCCTGGCTCCAGCCACAACGTAACCTTCCAGTATGTTGGGTTGGACGAACCAGACAAGCCCGCCCTCCTCTCATGGCTCTCGAACCCCAACTCTACAACCCTACCTTCACCTCGCCGAGCCTTTGTTATCACTCGACTCCACAGTCAAACCCACGAAATCATTGTCGACTTATCGACTCAGTCCATCGTCTCCGACAAGGTGTACAGTGGACACGGCTACCCTTTGCTGACTAGCGACGAACAAACGGCTGCATCCGAGCTCCCTTTAACTTATCCACCATTTATAGCTTCAATCAAGAAGAGAAAGCTCAAATTATCCGATGTGGTTTGTTCTACCTTTACAGTGGGGTGGTTTGGAGAAGAAAAGAGCAGAAGAGTGTTGAAGATACTGTGTTTTTACACTGATGGGACAGCTAATTTATACATGAGGCCAATAGAAGGGGTAACAATAGCAGTTGACCTCGATGAGATGAAGATAACTGAATACCATGACAGATTAACGGTTCCGATGCCGGAAGCGGAAGGAACGGAGTACCGATTGTCGAAGCAGAAGCCCCCATTTGGTCCTCTTCTAAATGGTGTGTCTAGCATGCAACCAGATGGACCTGGATTCAAGATCGATGGGCACAATATCAGGTTCGTGTAGCTTGTTcattgtttcttgtttttgggTCGGCACCTTCTGTGAAAAAACTAcgaatagaagagaaaaaaaaaaaaaatcatattctaTATTATATCAcgttaatcaaataaattaaaaaatattattcttttctttaatttattattattatttttaggtaAACGAAACAAGaactttataattattttaccaaaaactGATTCATTGGTTGTTAAGCTTGGTACCCGCTGTTGAAGAATCATTATTAAATTCCAGGAGCAATGCAACTCAAAGTCCAAAAGGCCTATCACATTGTCTTGTTTAGTCATATGATATATcagaaaaattttaaactagaaAGTAATATTAGAGGTGACCGTCCACAATTCcaaattttatgtgaaaagTCATACCAACATAATCACATCACAGTGGTTCAGTTAAGATGGACAGAGAATGTAACCATCATGTAGTCGGTGGTGGTCTATAGATGGTTGTGGTGCATGTAGGATTAAATTCAAGCACATCTTCTGACTCTACGCTTTTTTCCATGCATGGGTGTTCTGACCGTCAACCCCTGCGGCCTTCGCCCTTGTTGAAACATTGGTCGTAGGGAGAGTTTTGCAGTGATAATGGGCTGGGTTAGCCCGATGTTGTACAGGGCAGCCTGAATAACTTGGCCAGCTTGAACCAGTGTCCGTGGGTTGGGCTCAATTCTGAGAAAGAGTATGTATTTGGTCGTCCTTAGTTTGGGCCTAAATCCCAACCCAGCCAAAACTTCATATTTTGGGTTGGGTATATTGTTAGACAATCgatttttttagaagaaaatttaAGAGGTTCGAATTTCTGCCCTTGTAAATAGACCACAGATATTCTCTTTCGAGAGTGCTCATCAAACAAAGCTATATTTCTTTTGGGTCTGGGGCTTCTAGCAGGATCTTACCCTCATATATATGTCTACATCTTGGTGCaagaatatttgattttgattatatgCGTAGGTGGGCTAATTGGGACTTCCATGTAAGCTTTGATGCACGAGCCGGTCTAATCATATCACTCGCATCAATTTATGATCTTCAAAAACGCACATTTCGTCGAGTGTTATACAGAGGATACTTGTCTGAGCTCTTTGTACCATATATGGATCCAACTGAGGAATGGTACTATAAAACCTTTTTCGATTTAGGTGAATTTGGGTTTGGTCTTTGCACAGTCCCACTTCAACCATTAGCAGATTGCCCATCCAATGCGGTGTTCATGGATGGGTACTATGCTGGCCAAGATGGCAAACCAGTGAAAATATCAAATGCTTTCTGCATATTTGAACAACAAGCAGGAAGAATCATGTGGCGTCACACCGAGGTTGAGATTCCAGGAGAAGAGGTAAGCAATTTCCTGACACATTTGAATGGTTTTAACATGTAATTATAATTTACGTTGAATGTGAGTTGCAtatggataattttattttattttatttttttgcagaTAAGGGAGGTGAGGCCAGAAGTGAGCCTAGTAGTGAGGATGGTTGCAACAGTGGGCAACTATGACTACGTACTTGATTGGGAATTCAAGCCAAGTGGCTCCATCAAACTTGGGGTATATTTGTCCACACATACTATGCTATTGTCTCAGATATTGATATGGTTGTGAAATAcagtaacaaaaaaattaaagcttGATAGAAAAACTATTAAACTATTAACATTTGGTCGACTATGGTTTTAATGGTATGTCATTTTGTGGTTTTCACAGGTGGGGTTAACTGGTATCCTAGAAGTGAAGGGGGTGTCATACACTCACACAAGTCAAATAAAGGAGGATGTTTATGGCACATTGTTGGCACATAACACTATTGGCGTAAACCATGATCACTTCTTGACATACCATCTTGACCTTGATGTAGATGGTGATGCCAACTCCTTTGTTAAGGCCAATCTGGAAACAAAGCGAGTAAAGGATAATATTTCACCAAGGAAGAGTTACTGGACAGTTGTGAGTGAGACTGCTAAAACTGAATCTGATGCACAAATTCAGCTGGGACTGAAGCCAGCTGAGTTAATAGTGGTGAATCCTAATAAGAAGACCAAACTTGGCAACTATGTTGGTTATCGTCTGATTCCAGGGTCATTATCTAGTCCCCTTCTGTCAGATGATGATTACCCACAAATTCGTGGTGCCTTCACGAAGTATGATGTTTGGATCACTCCATATAACAAGTCTGAAAAATGGGCAGGAGGGTTGTATATGGACCAGAGTCGAGGAGATGACACCTTAGCCGTTTGGAGCCAGAGGTATATATTTTCTGATTCAATATGTTAACTGTGCGAATAACATTTTAAGAAGTTGGTcgttatgaattattttcaaacttcTTGCTAATATGTACAGGAATAGGGAGATTGAAAACAAGGACATTGTGTTATGGTACACAATAGGGTTTCATCATGTTCCTTGCCAAGAAGACTTTCCAGTGATGCCAACACTGAGCGGTGGATTTGAGCTGCGACCCACCAATTTCTTTGAGAGAAATCCTGTGTTGAAAACAAAACCTCCTACGTATGGGCACTGGCCTAATTGCACCACCAAACCCTAGTTTTACTATTTGTAACAGATGATGGAATAAGTATAAGAATGCTATATATTCTTGTTGGCCatatctatttttcaatcattattttgacttttgaaaaatgttttagatTGTGTGTAATTATGGTtcctttatcattttgaataaatacaACTATAGTATAATTCCC
It encodes:
- the LOC117915349 gene encoding primary amine oxidase-like, with amino-acid sequence MASLVQHLGLFLLFFVPLSLVSCHSHHHPLDSLTPSEFRQVQAIVKGSNPGSSHNVTFQYVGLDEPDKPALLSWLSNPNSTTLPSPRRAFVITRLHSQTHEIIVDLSTQSIVSDKVYSGHGYPLLTSDEQTAASELPLTYPPFIASIKKRKLKLSDVVCSTFTVGWFGEEKSRRVLKILCFYTDGTANLYMRPIEGVTIAVDLDEMKITEYHDRLTVPMPEAEGTEYRLSKQKPPFGPLLNGVSSMQPDGPGFKIDGHNIRWANWDFHVSFDARAGLIISLASIYDLQKRTFRRVLYRGYLSELFVPYMDPTEEWYYKTFFDLGEFGFGLCTVPLQPLADCPSNAVFMDGYYAGQDGKPVKISNAFCIFEQQAGRIMWRHTEVEIPGEEIREVRPEVSLVVRMVATVGNYDYVLDWEFKPSGSIKLGVGLTGILEVKGVSYTHTSQIKEDVYGTLLAHNTIGVNHDHFLTYHLDLDVDGDANSFVKANLETKRVKDNISPRKSYWTVVSETAKTESDAQIQLGLKPAELIVVNPNKKTKLGNYVGYRLIPGSLSSPLLSDDDYPQIRGAFTKYDVWITPYNKSEKWAGGLYMDQSRGDDTLAVWSQRNREIENKDIVLWYTIGFHHVPCQEDFPVMPTLSGGFELRPTNFFERNPVLKTKPPTYGHWPNCTTKP